GCCGCTCGCCAGGAGCCGGTGGGCCGGGAGGATGCGGACCGTGTAGCCGAAGGGTCCCGTGCGGTCCAGGGCCAGGGGGCCCTCGTAGAGGCGGCGGCCCTCCGCGTCGGGTCCGCCCACGGGCTTCAGCGGCACCGGGCTCGCGTCGGCGATGACGTCCTCGGGGTCGACGCGGCCCGCGATCGTCTGGACCTCCACGTCGTCCGGGGTCAGCTCGCCCAGATGTACGCGCACCCGCAGCGAGAGCGTGGCGCCCAGTTCGGCGGTGGCGCCGGTCGCCGACGCCTCGACGTGGTCGACGGCGACCCGCGGCCAGGCGGCGCGCACCCGCGCCTTCCAGGCGGCCAGCTCCCCCGCGGCGTCCACGCCCAGCGTGCGGTGCGCCCGCGCGGCGGGAACGTACAGCTGCTCCACGTAGTCACGCACCATCCGCCCCGCGAGCACCTTCGGGCCGAGCCGGGTCAGTGTCCTGCGCACCATCTCGATCCACCGGTCGGGAAGTCCTTCAGGGCCCCGCTCGTAGAAGCGGGGCGCGATCCTGCGCTCAAGGAGGTCGTACAGCGCCGCGGCCTCCAGGTCGTCCCGCCGGTCGTCGTCCGTCGCGGCCCCGTCCGCCGTGGGGATCGCCCATCCGAAGTCCGGCTCGAACCACTCGTCCCACCAGCCGTCGAGCACCGACAGGTTGAGGCAGCCGTTCAGGGCGGCCTTCATCCCGCTCGTGCCGCACGCCTCCAGCGGACGGAGGGGGTTGTTCAGCCACACGTCGCACCCCGGATACAGCTTCTGCGCCATCGCCATGCCGTAGTCCGGCAGGAACACGATCCGGTTGCGGACCCTCGGATCGTCGGTGAAGCGCACCAGCTCCTGGATGAGCCGCTTGCCGCCGTCGTCCGCCGGATGCGCCTTGCCCGCCACCACGATCTGCACGGGCCGCTCCGGATGGGTGAGCAGCTCCATCAGCCGGTCCCGGTCCCGCAGCATCAGCGTCAGGCGCTTGTACGAGGGGACCCGGCGCGCGAAGCCGATCGTCAGGACGTCGGGCCGCAGCACCTCGTCGATCCAGCCCAATTCGGCGCTCGCAGCGCCCCGTTGACGCCATGACGCGTAGAGCCGCTGCCTGACCTCCGTCACGAGCTGGCCGCGCAGTTCGCGCCGCAGCTCCCAGATGTCCGCGTCCTGGATCTCGGCGACCGCGTCCCACCGGTCGGAGCCGCCCACCGACAGCGCGTCCTCGGTCCGTTGCGCGCCGATCTGGCGGGCGCCGAGGCGGAAGACCTCGGGGGCCACCCAGGTCGGGGCGTGCACGCCGTTCGTGACGGAGGCGATCGGCACCTCCTCGGCGTCGAATCCCGGCCACAGGCCCGCGAACATCTCGCGGCTCACCTTGCCGTGCAGGGTGGAGACGCCGTTGGCGCGGCGCCCGAGCCGCAGGCCCATCACCGCCATGTTGAAGAGGTTGGGCTCCCCGCCGGGGTAGGTCTCCATGCCGAGCCGCAGTATGCGTTCGACGTCGATGCGGGGCAGTTCGGCCTCGGGACCGAAGTGCCGGGCGACGAGCTCACGGTCGAAGCGGTCGATCCCGGCGGGCACGGGGGTGTGGGTGGTGAAGACGGTCCCGGCCCGCACCGCTTCCAGCGAGGCGTCGAACTCGACGCCTTCCAGGGCCAGTTCGTGGATGCGCTCAAGGCCGAGGAAGCCCGCGTGACCTTCGTTCGTGTGGAAGACCTCGGGCTCGGCGTGCCCGCTCAGCCGGCAGTACGTCCTGATGGCGCGCACCCCGCCGATGCCGAGCAGCATCTCCTGGAGCAGCCGGTGCTCGCTGCCGCCGCCGTAGAGCCGGTCGGTCACCTCGCGGGCCGCGGGGTCGTTCTCCTCCACATCCGAGTCGAGCATGAGCAGCGGTACGCGCCCGACGCTGGCCTGCCAGACGTGCGCGCGCAGCGAACGGCGGCCGGGCAGCGCGATCGCCACCAGGCTCGGAGTGCCGTCGGCCTCGCGCAGGAGGGAGAGGGGCAGCTCGTTCGGGTCGAGCACCGGGTAGGTCTCCTGCTGCCAGC
This Streptomyces sp. NBC_01283 DNA region includes the following protein-coding sequences:
- the glgP gene encoding alpha-glucan family phosphorylase, which produces MKAIRRFTVRPALPEPLTPLSELARNLRWSWHPDTRDLFKSVDPEQWTASGCDPVRLLGNVPPARLAELAGDGDFLRRLAEASDGLREYVTGARWYQAQSAERGGELPRAVAYFSPEFGITAALPQYSGGLGILAGDHLKAASDLGLPLIGVGLLYRHGYFHQSLSRDGWQQETYPVLDPNELPLSLLREADGTPSLVAIALPGRRSLRAHVWQASVGRVPLLMLDSDVEENDPAAREVTDRLYGGGSEHRLLQEMLLGIGGVRAIRTYCRLSGHAEPEVFHTNEGHAGFLGLERIHELALEGVEFDASLEAVRAGTVFTTHTPVPAGIDRFDRELVARHFGPEAELPRIDVERILRLGMETYPGGEPNLFNMAVMGLRLGRRANGVSTLHGKVSREMFAGLWPGFDAEEVPIASVTNGVHAPTWVAPEVFRLGARQIGAQRTEDALSVGGSDRWDAVAEIQDADIWELRRELRGQLVTEVRQRLYASWRQRGAASAELGWIDEVLRPDVLTIGFARRVPSYKRLTLMLRDRDRLMELLTHPERPVQIVVAGKAHPADDGGKRLIQELVRFTDDPRVRNRIVFLPDYGMAMAQKLYPGCDVWLNNPLRPLEACGTSGMKAALNGCLNLSVLDGWWDEWFEPDFGWAIPTADGAATDDDRRDDLEAAALYDLLERRIAPRFYERGPEGLPDRWIEMVRRTLTRLGPKVLAGRMVRDYVEQLYVPAARAHRTLGVDAAGELAAWKARVRAAWPRVAVDHVEASATGATAELGATLSLRVRVHLGELTPDDVEVQTIAGRVDPEDVIADASPVPLKPVGGPDAEGRRLYEGPLALDRTGPFGYTVRILPAHRLLASGAELGLVAVPSEGTGEAAGVLLR